A genomic stretch from Diprion similis isolate iyDipSimi1 chromosome 1, iyDipSimi1.1, whole genome shotgun sequence includes:
- the LOC124410901 gene encoding uncharacterized protein LOC124410901 has translation MAEQRKAGECSCRRKKGTGVGNKSKPSSKRKRQTLVHNPEEEIWHEPYMHCLRKEFSQKSIPCDSKIELPWRDIALPPVAMKIRPNVEVKEAPVEEAARLHQESGGEDGEGTDSKESTGKMKLPWNDLLVMDTVAPQPRLRPDGALCDSTLEIPWEDLALERPVEIRPIPEEEHCDLDDVEIPWEDILLPANIVIETRKKKHPSSRGPPNYPSVRGGVCCGDNTCCTKTRRK, from the coding sequence atggcGGAGCAACGTAAGGCGGGCGAGTGCTCCTGCAGGCGGAAGAAAGGCACAGGAGTTGGTAACAAGTCGAAGCCGTCGAGCAAGAGAAAGCGGCAAACGCTCGTGCACAATCCGGAGGAAGAGATATGGCACGAGCCGTATATGCACTGTCTCCGTAAGGAATTTTCGCAAAAGTCGATACCGTGCGACTCGAAGATCGAACTGCCGTGGCGAGACATCGCTTTGCCACCTGTCGCCATGAAGATCAGGCCTAACGTCGAGGTCAAGGAGGCGCCAGTCGAGGAGGCGGCTCGGCTGCATCAGGAAAGCGGAGGCGAGGACGGCGAGGGCACCGATTCAAAGGAATCGACCGGGAAGATGAAGCTCCCGTGGAACGACCTCCTGGTGATGGACACGGTCGCCCCGCAGCCGCGACTCCGGCCCGACGGCGCACTTTGCGATTCGACCCTGGAGATACCCTGGGAGGATCTCGCCCTCGAAAGGCCGGTTGAAATACGCCCGATACCGGAGGAGGAGCACTGCGATCTAGACGACGTCGAAATACCCTGGGAGGACATACTGCTCCCCGCAAACATCGTCATCGAGACCAGGAAAAAGAAGCACCCCTCCTCCAGGGGCCCGCCGAATTATCCCTCCGTCAGGGGTGGTGTCTGTTGCGGCGATAATACCTGCTGCACAAAGACCAGGAGAAAGTGA